A part of Olleya sp. Bg11-27 genomic DNA contains:
- the tssD gene encoding type VI secretion system tube protein TssD, whose product MFNNFKRRDDSIVFLKRNSESTSKKLKFTEGYMLKYFENLDSTVKNPMSESFVISAKGIGNGEHVNDWV is encoded by the coding sequence ATGTTTAATAACTTCAAACGTAGAGATGACTCTATCGTATTCTTAAAAAGAAATAGCGAATCTACGTCTAAAAAATTAAAATTTACAGAAGGATACATGCTTAAGTATTTTGAAAACTTGGATTCTACTGTAAAAAACCCAATGTCTGAATCATTCGTAATTTCTGCTAAAGGAATTGGAAATGGAGAACATGTTAATGACTGGGTTTAA